A window of the Alnus glutinosa chromosome 4, dhAlnGlut1.1, whole genome shotgun sequence genome harbors these coding sequences:
- the LOC133867398 gene encoding pentatricopeptide repeat-containing protein At1g77405, protein MITSRPLYRDHTSLVNQVVAAIVQNRPFDARLAASATANPSNAQPWTAESVSEVLRSIPRFFFQSPRSVGRQSGFRHRSPLKQRNLKEESNKLRRNVLVLGPAAHRDPQKVQLGLDKAMEFYYWVEGHFGFCHSEMTCKEMACVLAKGNRLRALWDFLKEMSRRDGGGLVTTATVTCLIKVLGEEGLVNEALAAFYRMNKFHCKPDVYAYNTIIYALCRVGNFKKARSLLEQMELPGFRCPPDTYTYTILIGSYCKYSLQTGCRKAIRRRMWEANHLFRIMLFKGFVPDVVTYNSLINGCCKTNRIERALELFQDMNKRGCLPNQVTYGSFIRYYSAVNEIDKAVEMLRKMQEMNHGIPTSSLYTPIIHALCEAGRFREARDFLVELVDGGSVPREHTYKLVCDALNSGGESNLLDEELHKRIKDGIVKRYRQVMKVKPIMIRNGYFSAVEV, encoded by the coding sequence ATGATCACGTCAAGGCCTCTATACCGCGATCACACTTCCCTTGTGAATCAAGTAGTAGCTGCTATAGTCCAAAACCGACCCTTTGATGCCCGTCTCGCTGCCTCAGCCACCGCCAATCCAAGCAACGCTCAACCATGGACCGCGGAATCGGTTTCCGAAGTGTTAAGGTCCATACCAAGGTTCTTCTTCCAATCCCCTCGCTCCGTTGGCCGCCAAAGCGGCTTCCGACACCGCTCACCTTTGAAACAACGAAACCTCAAAGAGGAATCCAATAAGCTCCGACGCAATGTTCTTGTTCTTGGCCCTGCTGCTCACAGAGACCCCCAGAAGGTGCAGTTGGGATTGGACAAAGCAATGGAGTTCTACTACTGGGTTGAGGGCCATTTTGGGTTTTGCCACAGTGAGATGACTTGCAAAGAGATGGCCTGTGTGTTGGCCAAAGGGAATAGATTGAGAGCTCTTTGGGATTTTTTGAAAGAGATGTCTAGGAGAGACGGTGGTGGGCTTGTTACCACTGCGACCGTTACCTGTTTGATAAAAGTTCTAGGGGAGGAGGGGTTGGTCAATGAGGCATTGGCTGCATTTTATAGGATGAATAAGTTTCATTGTAAGCCGGATGTGTACGCGTATAATACTATAATTTATGCTCTTTGTAGAGTAGGGAATTTCAAGAAGGCGAGGTCTTTGCTAGAGCAGATGGAATTGCCAGGTTTTAGATGCCCGCCGGATACGTATACGTACACAATACTCATTGGTTCATATTGTAAGTACAGCTTGCAAACTGGGTGTAGGAAGGCGATTAGGAGGAGGATGTGGGAGGCAAACCATTTGTTTCGGATAATGCTATTTAAGGGCTTTGTTCCTGATGTTGTGACTTATAATTCTTTGATTAATGGCTGTTGCAAAACCAACCGGATCGAGAGGGCTTTGGAGTTGTTTCAAGATATGAACAAAAGGGGTTGTTTGCCCAACCAGGTTACCTATGGTTCTTTTATTAGATACTATAGTGCAGTCAATGAGATTGATAAGGCTGTTGAGATGTTGAGGAAGATGCAAGAAATGAATCATGGAATACCCACTTCAAGTTTGTATACCCCAATTATACATGCTCTGTGTGAAGCAGGAAGGTTTCGGGAGGCCCGGGATTTTCTTGTTGAGTTGGTTGATGGAGGATCAGTACCAAGAGAGCATACGTACAAACTAGTCTGTGATGCATTGAACTCTGGGGGAGAGTCTAACTTGCTTGATGAGGAACTGCATAAGAGAATAAAGGATGGTATAGTGAAGAGGTATAGGCAAGTAATGAAGGTAAAACCGATTATGATCCGTAACGGATATTTTAGCGCTGTTGAAGTTTGA